The Candidatus Omnitrophota bacterium genomic interval GTTCTTATTTTTCTCTTTGTGTTCGGGAGAATAATTTTTTACGAAATTCCATAACCCCAGATTGATGCGGAACAGCTCGTCCCGGATTTCTTCGGCGTCCGCAATCGTATTTTTCATGCCGCCATATTCCACCCACCATTCGAAGAATCCGCCGTTGGCGGTGCGGGGATAATACCCCATTCCCTTTGCGAAATTATTAAAATGAGGCAGCGGGATCGGCAGCGGCATGACGGCGACGTCCCCCGCGTTTTTTTCCGGCTGCTTCACGGCGTATTCCGTTCCAAAGAATCCTGGCGCATCGGCGGCGGAGTTATAGGATGCTTCTTGCCAATAATTGCTGGGATATTTGGCTTCATCCAAGTTGAAATGAAATCCATCTTTTTGAAAATCGTCCAGCGATTTCCATTCGTATGCCCATGCAGGATTTTGGAATGAGGAAGGTTCCCCCTCGGCGAATTCAGCGACCATGAGGGTATTGCCCATCGTTTTCTCATCGGCTTCTTCAGGAGCGAGAGATTCCGCGAATTCCGAGCGCGCTTCTTGCCCCTTGCGGAATTGGGCGCCCGCGTAAAAGCCGATCCAGCCGTCGCCAGTGCAATCGATGAATAGTTTTGCGGGAAAAACCATCTGTTGGCCTGTCTTAATGTCGAGGGCGATAACGCTCTTGATGTTCTTTTCATCCTTCATTTGTACGCTGAGGGCGCGGGTTTCGAAGTAAAGATCGATATTCGGCTCGCCTGCGACGACTTTCAGGATGGCGGCGGACCAATCGTGATCGAATCCCCGGTCGGTTTTGCCGTAAAATTCTTCGATGATGCCGGTCTCCATGGGATCGAACGGCTCTTTCGAGTTGTCGCCTCCCGGCGGAACGTCGATTTCGGAAGATGCGTTGCCCCCCAAAACCGGCCGGTCTTGAATAAGCGCCACGGACGCTCCATGCCGCGCGGCGGAGATGGCGGAGGCGCTTCCCGCCAGTCCGCCGCCTACGACGACTATGTCATAGGTTTCTTTTCTGGGAGAAACATCGCCAATAGGTTCAAAATAACGGCGCCGTTGCTGCATAAGAATAGCGGGATCGTCCGAGGGCTTGAAATCCTTGGCGGCGGATAGAACCACGGCGTCGCAACGCCCCCACCAACCGGTGAGATCATGCAGCTTGATGGAGGCATTTCCCTTTTTTAAAGGAATCAGGCCGCCATCTGCCCAACGCCATTCATTACTAACCGCTTTGCCGAAAACCACACTGGATGTTTTTCCGTTGACGAGAATCTGGAACTGTCCTGGACTATGCGGCGGCAGCCAATCCTTGCAGCGCGCCCATAAACGATATTCGCCATCGGAAGGAATATTCGCCGTCGCGGCGGCGTCCTCCACTGGCGCGTCGACGCCATCGGCTAACAAATAGGGCGATCCCATTTCATCGGCGAACTGGGCGTCGATCGACCATCCGCCATACGAGTCCGAGAAGCATTCCGCCTCCAGCCAGACGATAGGTTTGGCGTCCGATTCCGCTTGAGAATGAATCGTAAAGTAAGAATAAGAGAAACATCCGCATAGGAGTGAAATTACCACGAGCCGAATTTTATTCATGGAACCCTCCTCAGCCGGCAATCGGCTATCAACGATAAAGTGGAGAGAAAGATATTACTTTTATCACAAGATAACGTAATTGTAGAGAAGAGATTGCCGATTTTTCAAATCCATTCTTTTTCCAACCGATTCGCATCGATGAATAAGAAAAAAGAAAAAGTTGACATTATCTGCTTCCATGATATTCTAAAATCAATTATTACTAACTTGGGCAAGATAGATTCATCTTGCAATATTCGGAGAATAAAATCTTAAATTATGAGCCTCTTGCAAAATTCCATTATTCCTCTCCCAAGCCTGGGGGAGGTAAGGAGGGGGTTGCCTTAAACCTAATAAAATTACCCCCCCTCTAACTCCCCCCAAACTTGGGGGGAGAATTAAAGCGTAGACTTTATCCATTTTGCAAGAGCCTCTTATTATATGAAGATAAGTATTATAAATCATTTATAATAAGGTGATTATGTAAAAAGGAGAATAACGATGAGAGATTCTATTGGTTTTATCGCCGAGAAGATGTTTTATTTGGTCATCGCCATTGGTTTCTTCTTTTTCTTGTCCATTATTGGCTATAGGCCATAAGTTAAAAACAGTGTATGTTCTTGCAAAATTGATTAAGTTCGCTTTCAAATTCTCCCCCCAAACGGGGGGAGTTGATATGGGTTTATTTTATTGGACTTAAGCCAACCCCTCCTAACCTCCCCTAAGCTTTGAAAAGAATACTCGAATAGTTTTTTGCAACAAATTCCCTCCCATTACGTACTAATTGTTAGAACGGCGTTAGCGCTGGGACGATTTATGGCCCGGCGCATTTTAATTCTTCACAAATTGGAAGCGTTTATCTTTTGTTCTTTCCATAAGGAGAATCTTAGAATGAT includes:
- a CDS encoding FAD-dependent oxidoreductase is translated as MNKIRLVVISLLCGCFSYSYFTIHSQAESDAKPIVWLEAECFSDSYGGWSIDAQFADEMGSPYLLADGVDAPVEDAAATANIPSDGEYRLWARCKDWLPPHSPGQFQILVNGKTSSVVFGKAVSNEWRWADGGLIPLKKGNASIKLHDLTGWWGRCDAVVLSAAKDFKPSDDPAILMQQRRRYFEPIGDVSPRKETYDIVVVGGGLAGSASAISAARHGASVALIQDRPVLGGNASSEIDVPPGGDNSKEPFDPMETGIIEEFYGKTDRGFDHDWSAAILKVVAGEPNIDLYFETRALSVQMKDEKNIKSVIALDIKTGQQMVFPAKLFIDCTGDGWIGFYAGAQFRKGQEARSEFAESLAPEEADEKTMGNTLMVAEFAEGEPSSFQNPAWAYEWKSLDDFQKDGFHFNLDEAKYPSNYWQEASYNSAADAPGFFGTEYAVKQPEKNAGDVAVMPLPIPLPHFNNFAKGMGYYPRTANGGFFEWWVEYGGMKNTIADAEEIRDELFRINLGLWNFVKNYSPEHKEKNKNRKLTYINYVAGKRESRRLLGDYILTQWDYESRIDHPDNVAYGGWGIDVHHSHGFWTDGPMYYSAYRDRKVSIPYRCLYSRNIDNLFLAGRDISVSHVALGGVRVMRTTSLMGQAVGTAAALCVEKSMTPRQAGKDAIGEIQQRLLKDGAYIMGVKNEDSRDLALKASVTASSVKTIPDPAQSAKLDTPLIHDLNMPRAVMFKAPSDKIEQISLRLISNNDSAVPITLWLRSADAFKDFSSQNDLAKAEAIIAPKSDDWVTFKFDCAVEKGHYYYAFLLPAAGLQWRLFPALVDGACRAYGGPSWTVRDECYVFSLAPQPPADDFNIPQIALAPENVIDGWNRAVHGTPHSWGPNPAEMEPWIELNFGKPITFNSVHVTFQNIPLSCSQFRIEAADKDGWKTLTAVKDNEKRRCVFTFAPVQSDRLRLVLQAPSIGDPKDSAQVCEIRVYNEGAKQ